The proteins below come from a single Oxyura jamaicensis isolate SHBP4307 breed ruddy duck chromosome 1, BPBGC_Ojam_1.0, whole genome shotgun sequence genomic window:
- the LOC118173876 gene encoding staphylococcal nuclease domain-containing protein 1-like, producing the protein MMLETVIGPGAGSRARDGAGGGPGISWWSPRSPCASPQVLSGCAIIVRGQPRGGPPPERQINLSNIRAGSLARRAAAGQPDAKDTPDEPWGFPAREFLRKKLIGKEVCFTVEYKTPQGREYGMVYLGKGEREGAGGHAPSLRRGLVAGALPEE; encoded by the exons ATGATGCTGGAGACTGTGATAGGGCCAGGCGCGGGGAGCAGAG CGCGTGATGGTGCGGGTGGGGGTCCGGGCATCTCGTGGTGGTCTCCCCGCTCACCCTGTGCCTCCCCGCAGGTGCTCTCGGGATGCGCCATCATCGTCCGTGGGCAGCCCCGCGGCGGGCCCCCTCCGGAGCGACAGATCAACCTCAGCAACATCCGCGCCGGCAGCCTcgcccgccgcgccgccgccggccAGCCGGACGCCAAGGACACCCCGGACGAG ccctgggGGTTCCCGGCCCGGGAGTTCCTGCGGAAGAAGCTGATCGGGAAGGAGGTCTGCTTCACCGTGGAGTACAAGACCCCGCAGGGCCGCGAGTATGGCATGGTGTACCTGGGCAAAGGTGAGCGCGAGGGGGCTGGTGGGCACGCGCCGAGCTTGCGGCGAGGGCTCGTGGCCGGGGCGCTGCCCGAGGAGG